In one Arenibacter antarcticus genomic region, the following are encoded:
- a CDS encoding SDR family oxidoreductase: MEISLKNKKAFVGGSSKGIGKAVAQQLAISGASVTIMARSEEKLKSIISQLPTDQGQNHQYLVVDYTDYENYKNIIGAYFITNSVDILVNNTQGPSAGNALEKEVTDYQAAFDLLFKTTVFTTQQALMGMMAQNYGRIINIASVSVKEPLSYLVLSNSIRAAVATWAKSLAIEVGKFNITVNNTLTGYFYTERLKNLNESKAKSMDIPIEEVNQQLLSNVPVGRFGDPKEYGFLVAFLASEQASFITGTNIPIDGGMLKSM; the protein is encoded by the coding sequence ATGGAAATATCACTTAAAAACAAAAAGGCCTTTGTGGGAGGAAGCAGCAAAGGAATTGGAAAAGCTGTTGCGCAGCAGTTGGCAATAAGTGGTGCCAGTGTCACCATAATGGCCAGAAGCGAAGAAAAATTAAAATCAATAATCTCCCAACTCCCAACAGATCAGGGTCAAAATCATCAATATTTAGTTGTAGATTATACCGATTATGAGAACTACAAAAATATTATAGGAGCTTATTTTATTACTAATTCCGTAGATATTTTAGTAAACAATACTCAAGGCCCATCTGCCGGAAATGCACTGGAAAAAGAGGTAACCGATTATCAGGCTGCCTTTGACCTTCTTTTTAAGACTACGGTATTCACAACCCAACAAGCACTTATGGGAATGATGGCTCAAAATTATGGCCGAATTATAAATATTGCCTCGGTTTCGGTGAAGGAACCACTTTCCTATTTGGTACTTTCCAATTCCATAAGAGCGGCAGTGGCAACATGGGCCAAATCTTTGGCGATTGAAGTCGGAAAATTCAATATTACGGTCAACAACACCTTGACTGGGTATTTTTATACAGAACGCTTAAAGAACCTCAACGAGAGTAAGGCCAAGTCAATGGACATCCCTATAGAGGAAGTAAACCAACAACTGCTCTCTAATGTCCCTGTGGGTAGATTTGGAGACCCCAAAGAATATGGATTTTTGGTAGCGTTCTTAGCCTCTGAACAGGCCTCTTTTATAACCGGGACAAATATCCCCATAGACGGGGGAATGCTAAAATCTATGTAA
- a CDS encoding cupin domain-containing protein gives MKIKLSKLNSKEMMPGYHGKLIHTQNMSLVFWKLEEGAIVPEHSPSNEQVMQVLKGHFEFTLSGTTILYSSVDLVIISPMSHPSGKALTACKIMDIFSPQGRRIAKTTPIH, from the coding sequence ATGAAAATTAAACTCTCCAAGCTTAATTCCAAGGAAATGATGCCGGGTTATCATGGGAAACTGATCCATACCCAAAATATGAGTCTAGTCTTTTGGAAGTTGGAGGAAGGTGCTATTGTTCCAGAGCACAGTCCTAGTAACGAGCAGGTGATGCAGGTGCTTAAAGGACATTTTGAATTTACCCTTAGTGGGACAACTATCCTTTATAGTTCAGTAGACCTAGTAATTATTTCGCCAATGTCCCATCCCAGTGGCAAGGCACTTACAGCTTGCAAAATAATGGATATCTTTAGCCCACAAGGGAGGAGAATCGCTAAAACAACTCCTATACACTAA
- the murC gene encoding UDP-N-acetylmuramate--L-alanine ligase has translation MRIHFIAIGGSAMHNLALALHHKGYTISGSDDVIYEPSQTRLKEQGLLPQVFGWFPEKVTANLDAVILGMHAKEDNPELLKAQELGLKIFSYPEFLYEQSKHKTRVVIGGSHGKTTITAMILHVMDYHDRAVDYMVGAQLDGFDRMVHLTEENDFIVLEGDEYLSSAIDRRPKFHLYRPNIALLSGIAWDHINVFPTFENYVTQFRVFVDSIVKGGSITYNEEDDDVREVVETSENTIRKLGYSTPEYSVVNGETILETPDGPMPISIFGKHNLNNLAGAKWICQNMGLDEEDFYEAIATFKGASKRLEKLAEGKSSVAYKDFAHAPSKVKASTVAVRQQYPERKLLSCLELHTYSSFNPQFLKEYKGALEPADVAAVFYLPESVKIKGLKEVSPEQIIEAFGREDLQVFTNAEAFKEFLYNQQYADTVLLLMSSGNYGGLDLEAIKDKVTNA, from the coding sequence ATGCGAATACATTTTATTGCAATAGGGGGAAGTGCCATGCACAACTTAGCATTGGCCCTACACCATAAAGGATATACGATTTCAGGAAGTGATGACGTAATTTACGAACCTTCACAAACAAGACTAAAGGAGCAAGGTCTATTGCCCCAAGTTTTTGGGTGGTTCCCGGAGAAGGTTACTGCAAATTTGGATGCTGTTATTTTGGGAATGCATGCCAAGGAAGATAATCCAGAGCTATTAAAGGCACAAGAACTGGGATTGAAGATTTTTTCCTATCCCGAATTTCTTTACGAACAATCCAAGCACAAGACTAGAGTGGTTATAGGGGGGAGTCACGGTAAAACAACTATCACGGCCATGATACTTCATGTTATGGATTATCACGATAGGGCGGTAGATTATATGGTAGGGGCCCAGCTCGATGGTTTTGACAGAATGGTACACTTGACCGAGGAGAACGATTTTATTGTTTTGGAAGGAGATGAGTATCTGTCTTCAGCAATTGATCGGAGGCCCAAGTTTCATCTATATCGCCCTAATATTGCATTATTAAGTGGCATTGCATGGGACCATATCAACGTATTTCCTACTTTTGAGAACTATGTAACGCAATTCAGGGTTTTTGTGGACAGTATTGTTAAAGGTGGTAGTATCACTTATAATGAGGAAGATGATGACGTAAGGGAAGTGGTGGAAACTTCGGAAAATACAATTAGAAAATTAGGCTACAGCACCCCAGAATATTCAGTGGTAAATGGAGAGACTATATTGGAGACTCCAGATGGCCCCATGCCTATTTCAATTTTTGGTAAACACAATCTAAATAATTTGGCAGGTGCAAAATGGATCTGTCAGAATATGGGCTTGGACGAGGAAGATTTCTATGAGGCCATAGCCACCTTTAAAGGTGCCTCCAAGCGGCTCGAGAAACTGGCAGAAGGGAAATCGAGTGTAGCTTATAAGGATTTTGCCCATGCGCCCAGTAAGGTGAAGGCATCCACGGTAGCGGTGCGGCAGCAGTATCCGGAAAGGAAGCTGTTGTCCTGTTTGGAACTGCATACTTATAGCAGTTTTAACCCACAATTCTTAAAAGAGTATAAAGGCGCATTGGAGCCCGCAGATGTGGCAGCAGTGTTCTATTTGCCAGAATCGGTAAAAATAAAAGGACTCAAAGAGGTTTCCCCGGAGCAAATAATAGAAGCCTTTGGTCGCGAAGATCTGCAGGTTTTTACAAATGCCGAGGCGTTTAAAGAGTTTTTATATAATCAACAGTATGCTGATACAGTCTTATTACTGATGAGTTCCGGTAATTATGGAGGTCTAGACCTGGAAGCAATAAAAGATAAGGTAACTAATGCCTAG
- a CDS encoding TonB-dependent receptor translates to MIKRTLLCLRFRRKIFSYWAGFLMLLLGLVFPSALLAANNDSIAYNLSLQDLITGVVLDETGMPIPGANVLVKGTTIGAVTDFDGNYSINAASDAVLVFSYIGYRSVEVPVNGQSAVDVSLETDVTALEEIVVVGYGTQRKQDLTGAVSVVKTDDLAKQPSGQVTSQLQGRASGVTITGGGQPGEAPQVKIRGSNTFGNNNPLYVVDGIPTDNINDLNPNDVASMQVLKDAGSASIYGSRAANGVIVITTKKGKGKMKVTYDAYYGTQMVQNGNPWNILSSQEMADLTFMALKNTNPGDPINHSQYGNGATAVLPNYIAPVGANTVDEALYNVNPNYTSSSDLDNFVRIVQANKQGTNWFQEIFSPASITSHNLSVSNGSEKGSYLFSLNYFDQEGSLNNTYLKRYTMRSNSVFNITENIRLGQNLSFSIRDNPQIDALTEGSAIGMAIRQQPIIPVRDIKGNYAGSFGSDLGNARNPVAMLDRLRNNRGVSNRVFGNIFAEVDFMENFTLRTSFGGQYFSNSFNSFTFPEYENAENNSVNSYSEAAATNYNYTWTNTLQYKNTFNDIHNVNVLVGTEAYQNREREVGGTMQSYFSFNPDYVTLETGSGTQTNYSFKKQDALSSLIGRLDYNFDDRYLLSATIRRDGSSRFLRNQYGWFPAVSAGWNIGNEDFIPENDWLNDLKIRGGYGVMGNQLNVDPPNSFTTFGGDQETSYYGITGSNQSTSEGFQQTRIGNPDAKWERNTNSNIGLDANLFNNSVQLSLDYYKKDIKDLLFNPDQPATVGTATVPFVNVAEMSNSGLDMDVSTFFNLTDDLRLNTTITLTTYSNEIKKIADGYSYFDREGRRFNGSTIIRNAVGHSVSQFYGYKIAGFWNSEDEITSANAGAVAATGDANTTYQSDVSVGRFRYEDIDGDGRITADDRTFIGNPNPDFTYGLNIELLYKSWDLSMFLYGSQGNDIWNNVKWWTDFYSSFTGAKSQTALYDSWTPQNTNAKAPIQETTGSFSLADVPNSYFVEDGSYLRAKHIQLGYTFPSDLMSKASISKLRLYAQVVNAFTITSYSGIDPEISGGTVSFGIDEGAYPNQRQLLFGVNVIF, encoded by the coding sequence ATGATTAAAAGAACATTATTATGTTTAAGGTTTCGGCGAAAAATATTTTCGTATTGGGCTGGGTTTTTAATGCTATTGCTTGGACTTGTGTTTCCAAGTGCCCTGTTAGCAGCCAATAATGACTCAATCGCATATAACCTGAGTCTTCAAGATTTGATTACAGGTGTAGTTTTAGATGAAACCGGCATGCCTATACCTGGGGCCAATGTATTAGTAAAAGGCACCACCATTGGAGCAGTAACTGATTTTGATGGGAACTATAGTATTAATGCGGCATCGGATGCAGTATTGGTTTTCTCCTATATTGGTTATCGTAGCGTTGAGGTTCCTGTTAATGGACAAAGTGCCGTAGACGTAAGTTTGGAAACGGATGTTACTGCCTTGGAAGAAATTGTAGTGGTTGGGTATGGGACTCAACGGAAACAAGATTTAACCGGTGCTGTTTCAGTAGTGAAAACCGATGATCTAGCAAAGCAACCCTCAGGGCAGGTCACCAGTCAATTACAAGGAAGGGCCTCTGGGGTTACTATTACAGGTGGAGGACAGCCAGGTGAAGCCCCACAAGTCAAAATTAGAGGGTCGAACACTTTTGGGAATAATAATCCACTATATGTAGTAGATGGTATCCCTACAGATAATATTAACGACTTAAATCCTAATGATGTAGCATCCATGCAGGTCTTGAAGGACGCTGGGTCGGCTTCGATCTATGGATCAAGAGCTGCTAATGGGGTTATCGTTATTACTACCAAAAAAGGGAAAGGAAAAATGAAGGTTACCTATGATGCCTATTATGGTACACAGATGGTACAAAATGGTAATCCATGGAATATATTGTCTTCGCAGGAAATGGCCGACCTTACTTTTATGGCTTTGAAAAACACCAATCCGGGTGACCCGATAAATCATAGCCAATATGGCAATGGTGCTACTGCCGTACTTCCGAATTATATAGCTCCAGTTGGCGCAAATACGGTAGATGAAGCACTCTATAATGTGAATCCTAATTATACTAGTAGTTCAGATCTAGATAATTTTGTTAGAATTGTACAGGCCAATAAACAAGGAACTAATTGGTTCCAAGAAATTTTTAGCCCTGCTAGTATTACAAGTCACAACCTTTCCGTGAGTAATGGAAGTGAAAAAGGGAGTTATTTATTCTCTTTAAACTATTTTGATCAAGAGGGATCCTTGAACAACACATATCTTAAACGTTATACCATGCGTTCTAATTCGGTATTTAACATAACAGAGAATATTAGATTAGGACAAAACCTAAGTTTTAGTATTAGAGATAATCCTCAGATTGATGCTTTGACCGAAGGGAGTGCTATTGGAATGGCTATTAGACAGCAACCTATTATTCCTGTCAGGGATATAAAGGGAAATTATGCCGGGTCTTTTGGTTCTGACCTTGGGAATGCAAGAAACCCTGTTGCAATGTTAGACCGATTAAGGAATAATAGAGGGGTGTCTAACCGTGTTTTTGGTAATATATTTGCCGAAGTAGATTTCATGGAAAATTTCACGCTTAGAACTAGTTTTGGGGGGCAGTATTTTTCTAATAGTTTTAATTCGTTCACTTTTCCAGAATATGAAAATGCCGAGAATAATTCAGTAAATTCATATTCAGAGGCAGCAGCCACAAATTATAATTATACGTGGACCAATACCTTACAGTACAAAAATACCTTTAATGACATCCATAACGTCAATGTTCTTGTCGGTACGGAAGCCTATCAGAATAGAGAGAGAGAAGTAGGCGGTACTATGCAGAGCTATTTCTCCTTTAATCCGGATTATGTAACTTTGGAAACAGGCTCTGGAACACAGACCAATTATAGTTTTAAAAAACAGGATGCACTTTCTTCCCTGATTGGTCGATTGGATTATAATTTTGATGACAGATATTTATTGAGCGCTACCATTCGTCGCGATGGATCTTCTAGATTTTTAAGAAATCAGTATGGATGGTTCCCTGCAGTTAGTGCTGGATGGAACATTGGCAATGAGGATTTTATTCCAGAAAACGACTGGTTGAACGACCTTAAGATTCGTGGAGGTTATGGAGTTATGGGGAATCAATTGAATGTAGATCCTCCTAATTCATTCACAACTTTTGGGGGTGATCAGGAAACTTCCTACTATGGGATTACAGGGAGCAACCAATCTACTTCGGAAGGCTTTCAACAGACAAGAATTGGAAATCCGGACGCTAAATGGGAAAGAAATACTAATTCCAATATTGGACTGGATGCAAACCTATTTAATAATAGTGTCCAGTTAAGTTTAGATTACTATAAAAAGGATATAAAGGACTTGCTGTTTAATCCAGATCAGCCAGCCACGGTAGGAACTGCCACAGTTCCTTTTGTGAACGTTGCGGAAATGTCCAATAGTGGATTGGATATGGATGTGTCCACCTTTTTTAACTTAACGGATGACTTACGTTTAAATACCACTATAACCCTAACTACGTATAGTAATGAGATAAAAAAGATTGCTGATGGGTATTCTTATTTTGACAGAGAGGGTAGACGTTTTAATGGGAGTACTATTATTAGAAATGCAGTTGGACATTCTGTGAGCCAATTTTATGGCTACAAGATTGCTGGTTTTTGGAATTCAGAGGACGAAATCACTAGTGCAAATGCTGGTGCCGTTGCTGCAACTGGTGATGCTAACACAACATATCAATCTGACGTGTCTGTGGGAAGGTTCCGTTATGAGGATATAGATGGGGACGGAAGAATAACGGCTGATGACCGTACCTTTATTGGCAATCCCAATCCAGATTTCACCTACGGATTAAACATAGAGCTACTGTATAAATCTTGGGATTTAAGCATGTTCCTGTATGGTTCTCAAGGGAACGACATTTGGAACAATGTTAAATGGTGGACGGACTTTTACAGCTCGTTTACAGGAGCTAAAAGTCAAACTGCATTATACGATTCTTGGACACCACAGAATACTAATGCAAAAGCGCCCATACAGGAAACAACCGGATCATTTAGTTTAGCGGATGTACCCAACTCCTATTTTGTGGAAGATGGGTCATATTTGAGAGCAAAACACATTCAGTTGGGGTATACTTTCCCATCAGACTTGATGAGTAAAGCCAGTATTTCAAAATTAAGGCTTTATGCCCAAGTTGTTAATGCATTTACTATTACCTCCTATTCTGGGATTGATCCTGAAATATCTGGAGGAACCGTTAGTTTTGGAATAGACGAAGGGGCCTATCCAAATCAAAGACAGCTTCTTTTTGGGGTAAATGTTATTTTTTAA
- a CDS encoding RagB/SusD family nutrient uptake outer membrane protein produces MKIIKQLSRLYIPVLALIGLGSCTDDFLEQPAMGALSEDVIANKDGVEKLLIGAYAALDGAGFGGNAWEAAPDNWVYGTVAGGEASKGSFGGDQPAIDQIVKFISNPSNGYYNSKWKALYEGVKRTNNTLKLLSIATDISPEVSKDMTAQARFLRGHYYFELKKMFNMVPWVDENTEDPKQPNDVDIWPNIEADFKFAFENLPAIQGDFARANKWAAASYLGKTYLYQKKFPEAKAIFTDVINLGVNPSGVKYALLDRFSDNFDAAEENNSETVFDIQMVANDGTGTITNANQGGMLNFPYNSPFRCCGFLQPSQDLVNSFKTDPVSGLPDLASYNQNSVKSDMGITSSNPFTPYTGTLDPRLDWTVGRRDVPFHDWGKHPGANWVREQTYGGPYAPKKNIYWQSTQDIYADQSSWAPGTALNVRVIRFADVLLMAAEAEAQAGSFDVALGYINNIRQRAANPNGFLNQYLDDDDPLAGFNETAFAANYIISDYTMADFGSKESALERIYFERKLELAMEGHRFFDLVRWGIAEQTLNAYFDFQGDITTDVRGGKFISGKSEYYPIPQAQIDLSVGGNGKPTLKQNPGY; encoded by the coding sequence ATGAAAATTATAAAACAATTAAGTAGACTATATATTCCAGTTCTTGCATTGATAGGCTTAGGCAGCTGCACCGATGATTTTTTGGAACAGCCTGCTATGGGAGCGCTAAGTGAAGACGTAATCGCGAATAAAGATGGTGTGGAAAAATTGCTTATCGGTGCTTATGCTGCATTAGACGGAGCAGGTTTTGGCGGTAACGCTTGGGAAGCAGCGCCCGATAACTGGGTATATGGAACCGTAGCTGGAGGAGAAGCCAGTAAAGGAAGTTTTGGTGGAGATCAACCTGCCATAGACCAAATTGTTAAGTTTATCTCCAATCCGTCCAACGGTTATTACAACTCTAAGTGGAAAGCACTCTATGAGGGAGTTAAACGTACTAATAATACCTTAAAGCTTTTATCGATTGCAACAGATATTTCTCCGGAAGTTAGCAAGGATATGACTGCCCAAGCGCGTTTTTTAAGGGGGCATTATTATTTTGAGCTAAAGAAAATGTTCAATATGGTCCCATGGGTTGATGAAAATACAGAAGATCCCAAGCAACCCAACGACGTTGATATTTGGCCTAATATAGAAGCAGATTTTAAATTTGCTTTTGAAAATTTACCTGCCATACAAGGTGATTTTGCAAGGGCTAATAAGTGGGCAGCCGCTTCCTATTTAGGAAAGACGTATTTGTATCAAAAGAAATTTCCTGAGGCCAAGGCGATTTTTACTGATGTTATTAATCTTGGCGTAAATCCTTCCGGTGTAAAGTATGCCCTTTTAGATAGGTTTAGTGATAATTTTGATGCTGCCGAAGAGAATAACTCAGAGACCGTTTTTGATATCCAAATGGTAGCAAATGATGGTACGGGCACTATAACTAACGCCAATCAGGGAGGGATGTTGAATTTCCCTTACAATAGTCCATTTAGATGTTGTGGATTCCTTCAGCCTTCACAAGACTTAGTGAATTCTTTTAAAACGGATCCAGTTAGCGGACTTCCAGATCTCGCTTCTTATAACCAAAATTCTGTAAAAAGTGATATGGGAATTACAAGTAGCAATCCTTTTACTCCTTATACCGGAACTTTAGATCCTAGATTGGACTGGACCGTAGGCAGAAGGGATGTACCTTTCCACGATTGGGGAAAACACCCAGGTGCAAACTGGGTGAGGGAGCAAACCTATGGTGGTCCTTACGCACCTAAAAAGAATATTTACTGGCAATCAACGCAGGATATCTATGCAGATCAGAGTTCATGGGCGCCTGGAACAGCGTTGAATGTAAGGGTTATACGTTTTGCAGATGTGCTATTGATGGCTGCAGAGGCTGAAGCGCAAGCTGGTAGTTTTGACGTAGCTCTAGGTTACATAAATAATATACGTCAAAGAGCGGCTAATCCAAATGGTTTCTTAAATCAATATTTAGATGATGACGATCCGTTGGCGGGCTTTAATGAGACTGCTTTTGCTGCAAATTATATAATTTCGGACTACACTATGGCAGATTTTGGTTCCAAGGAAAGTGCATTGGAAAGAATATATTTTGAAAGAAAGTTAGAACTTGCCATGGAAGGACATCGGTTTTTTGATTTGGTACGATGGGGTATAGCTGAGCAGACCCTAAATGCCTATTTTGATTTTCAGGGAGACATAACTACCGATGTTAGAGGTGGAAAGTTTATTTCAGGAAAAAGTGAGTACTACCCTATTCCACAGGCTCAAATTGACCTAAGTGTAGGCGGCAATGGAAAGCCCACCTTAAAACAGAATCCAGGATACTAG
- the radC gene encoding DNA repair protein RadC, translating to MQEKPTSFSIKNWSDDDKPREKLVHKGKAVLSDAELIAILIGSGSRNESAVELSKRILASVNNNLNELGKLSIKQLMAFKGIGEAKAVTIAAALEIGRRRRGGDGLKITKINSSSSVFDLLQPKMGELPHEEFWIVYLNNSNKVLFAGQQSKGGITGTLVDVRLVLKHALELGAVGLILAHNHPSGTLKPSEADKQITQKLKIASQALDIKVLDHIIITQKEYFSFADEGLL from the coding sequence ATGCAAGAAAAACCAACCTCCTTCTCTATTAAAAATTGGTCCGATGATGATAAGCCAAGAGAGAAATTGGTGCATAAAGGAAAGGCCGTGCTTTCGGATGCGGAGCTCATAGCTATTCTAATTGGTTCAGGAAGTCGAAATGAAAGTGCAGTGGAGCTCTCCAAACGCATTTTGGCCTCAGTGAATAACAACCTAAACGAGTTGGGAAAGCTCTCCATAAAGCAACTTATGGCATTTAAAGGGATTGGGGAAGCCAAGGCGGTAACTATTGCTGCTGCTTTAGAAATTGGGCGCAGACGTAGAGGGGGAGACGGTTTAAAAATCACTAAAATCAATTCGAGCTCCAGTGTGTTCGACCTTTTGCAACCCAAAATGGGCGAACTGCCTCATGAGGAATTCTGGATCGTGTACCTTAATAATTCCAATAAGGTGCTATTTGCCGGACAACAAAGTAAAGGTGGTATCACTGGAACCTTGGTTGATGTTCGTTTGGTATTGAAACACGCCTTAGAACTAGGAGCCGTGGGACTGATCCTTGCACATAACCACCCCTCTGGCACCCTAAAGCCAAGTGAGGCCGATAAACAGATTACGCAAAAACTAAAAATTGCATCCCAAGCCTTAGATATAAAAGTGTTAGACCATATCATCATTACTCAAAAAGAATATTTTAGTTTTGCAGATGAAGGCCTGCTTTGA
- a CDS encoding polysaccharide deacetylase family protein, producing MLLIYTHKITSRFRYITKHLFTTILGIEVSHTTKVEDFIKHSGPKITYTKQPLQNEFFIRNNDLLFEQGINDLQIHVSDWDGTPCFFATGDRSNLPFDIFAASFYLLSRYEEYLPHVKDIHGRFPPKDSLAFQNDFLHLPVVDIWALKLLEALKTKFPNLVHKSRVYRFTPIIDVTSSHCFLYRGLVRGIFGLLLDLGSLKIKRVVDRISVWLKFKKDPYDNFFELIDLHSQYQTKGMFFFQFAEYSTYDKNVSPNNNNFKYLIKSVADYDVVSLCCSYSAFNNISLLMEEKKKLSNVIHRSINSSRMRYNRVDIPETYRNLVDAGFTHDYTMGYTHEIGFRAGSCTPFYFYDILLEVQQPIIIHPFAVHDYGLLKYGTKEEALAAVEALGLEVKKANGTFVTIFSNELIGGEAKLDWKELYSSILKKVYV from the coding sequence ATGTTGCTCATTTATACCCATAAAATCACCTCTCGCTTCAGGTATATAACGAAGCATTTATTCACTACAATCTTAGGAATTGAGGTGAGCCATACTACAAAAGTGGAGGATTTTATAAAACATTCCGGCCCCAAAATCACCTATACCAAACAGCCACTTCAAAACGAGTTCTTTATCAGAAATAACGACCTGTTGTTTGAACAGGGAATAAACGATCTGCAGATACATGTTTCGGATTGGGACGGTACCCCTTGTTTTTTTGCCACTGGGGACCGCAGTAATTTACCCTTCGATATTTTTGCCGCGAGCTTTTATTTGTTGAGCAGGTACGAAGAATATTTGCCCCACGTGAAGGATATACATGGGAGGTTTCCTCCAAAGGACAGCCTAGCCTTTCAAAATGATTTTTTACATCTTCCTGTGGTAGATATTTGGGCTTTAAAACTATTGGAAGCGTTAAAGACTAAATTCCCCAATTTAGTGCACAAATCCAGAGTCTACCGGTTTACGCCAATAATTGATGTAACTTCTTCTCATTGTTTTCTATATCGGGGTTTGGTCAGGGGAATTTTCGGATTGCTTTTAGACCTAGGGTCGCTTAAGATAAAACGGGTGGTAGACAGGATCTCTGTGTGGTTGAAATTTAAAAAGGATCCCTATGATAATTTCTTTGAGCTTATAGACCTCCATAGTCAGTATCAAACTAAGGGGATGTTCTTTTTTCAGTTTGCGGAGTATTCTACCTATGATAAAAATGTGTCTCCCAATAATAATAACTTTAAATATCTTATTAAATCGGTGGCCGATTACGATGTGGTATCTCTTTGTTGTTCCTATAGCGCCTTTAATAATATATCCCTATTGATGGAAGAGAAGAAAAAGCTTTCCAATGTTATACATAGGTCCATTAACAGCTCGCGAATGCGCTATAATAGGGTGGATATTCCCGAAACCTATAGGAACTTGGTCGATGCAGGATTCACTCATGACTATACCATGGGCTATACCCATGAAATTGGATTTAGAGCTGGGAGTTGTACTCCTTTTTATTTTTATGACATCCTTTTGGAAGTACAGCAACCGATCATAATACATCCTTTTGCGGTTCATGACTATGGGTTGTTAAAATATGGGACTAAGGAAGAGGCGCTTGCTGCAGTAGAGGCTCTTGGCTTGGAAGTGAAAAAAGCAAATGGTACGTTTGTGACCATCTTCTCCAATGAGCTAATCGGTGGGGAAGCGAAGCTAGATTGGAAGGAATTGTATAGTAGTATTCTTAAAAAGGTGTATGTTTAA
- a CDS encoding YjjG family noncanonical pyrimidine nucleotidase — protein sequence MFKELVTDVFFDLDHTLWDFEKNSALTFSKILSESEVGVDLDDFLKAYIPINLTFWKWYREGKINKEELRFQRLKTTFDSLKYGAGDELIHSLADKYIEHLSTFNHLFPNALDVLDYLRPNYKLHIITNGFQEIQDKKLRNANIDHFFDQIINSEMAGVKKPDPLIFQLALERAKTLPHKSIMIGDSVEADIIGAKAVGLHVLHFNAHQEPKHNYCQIIHDLSEIKSFL from the coding sequence ATGTTTAAAGAATTGGTAACCGATGTGTTTTTTGATTTGGATCACACGCTTTGGGATTTTGAGAAAAATTCTGCCCTTACCTTCAGTAAGATCTTATCCGAAAGTGAAGTGGGGGTGGATCTGGATGATTTTTTAAAAGCATATATTCCAATTAATCTTACCTTTTGGAAGTGGTATCGGGAAGGGAAAATCAATAAAGAAGAATTGAGGTTCCAAAGGCTAAAAACAACCTTCGATTCTTTAAAATATGGGGCAGGGGATGAGCTTATACATAGCTTGGCCGATAAGTATATTGAGCACTTGTCCACCTTTAATCATTTATTTCCCAATGCGCTTGATGTTTTAGATTACCTAAGGCCCAATTATAAACTGCATATCATTACCAATGGATTTCAGGAAATTCAGGACAAAAAGTTGCGAAATGCCAATATTGACCACTTTTTTGATCAGATTATTAATTCTGAAATGGCCGGAGTTAAGAAGCCAGATCCTTTAATATTTCAACTCGCGCTGGAAAGGGCCAAAACCCTCCCTCATAAATCGATAATGATTGGGGATAGTGTGGAGGCAGATATTATTGGGGCTAAAGCGGTGGGCTTACATGTGTTGCATTTTAATGCCCATCAGGAGCCAAAACATAATTATTGTCAAATAATTCACGATTTAAGTGAAATAAAATCATTTTTATAG